Below is a window of Paraburkholderia azotifigens DNA.
ACTCTCGGCGCGGATTCGTCTGAAGGGAACCGTGCGCGGTAGCGAATGCTCCTAATTCGGGGGCAATCGCTTACACTGAACCCGCATCGTGATCGCAGTACCACCGCAGCGCCCGCGCCTTTGCGCACGGCGTCCCAACAGAACGGATCGGACCCACCATCGATGAAGAATTCCGCGGACCCGCGTTTTGCGCCTCGCCTGGCCGAATCAGCTGACCTGGATGCGACGCGCCTCAGCGCCAACGCCCACGGCAACCACGCCATCGACGAATTCCTCGCCGGCCGACTGACGCGCCGCGAACTGCTGCGCTATGCCAGCGTGATGGGGATGTCGCTCGCGGGCGGCAGCCTCCTCGCGCCGCGCAGCGCGCGCGCCCAGGGCGCAGCGGGCGCCAACGCGACGATCCGCGTCGCGCATCTGACGCCCGCGGGCGCCGTCGATCCAATGACGGTCACCGACGCCGCCAGCCTCTGCCTGCTCAATCAGACGGGCGAATTCCTGATCGACGACGACGGCGAAAAGCAGACGCTCAAGCCCGCGCTCGCACTGTCGTGGAAGCCGAACGACAAGGGCGACGTGTGGACCTTCAAGCTGCGCGAGAACGTGAAGTTTCACGACGGCCAGTCCTTCACCGCGAAGGACGTCGCCGCGACCTTCGACCGTCTTGCCGATCCCGCCGCCGGCTCGGCTGCGCTGTCGACCTTGAAGGGCGTGCTGTCGAAGGGCAACACGAAGGTCGTCGACGAACACACGGTCGCGTTCCATCTCGATGCGCCCAACGGTAACTTCCCGTACTACGTCTCCTCGGACAACTACAACGCCGTGATCCTGCCCGCGAACTACGCGGGCAATTACGAGAAGACCTTCATCGGCACGGGCCCGTTCAAGCTCGAGAAGTATCAGGCGAAAGTGGGCGCGTCGTTCGTGCGCAATCCCGACTATTGGGGCGACAAGGCCTTGCCGCAGCGCGTGCAGTTCACGTTCTATGCGGACCAGCAGGCGCAGATTCTCGCGCTGCAAGGCCATCAGGCCGACGTGATGGGCACCTTCACCGTGCAGGGCGGCCAAGGTTTGATCAACAACCCCGAGTTCAAGGTGATCGGTGTGAAGTCGAGCGCGCATCGACAGATCCACATGCGCGTCGACAGCCCGCAGTTCAAGGACAAGCGCGTGCGCCAGGCGCTCGCGCTGTCGCTCGATCGCGACGTGATCGTCAAGGGTCTCTTCAAGGGCCGTGCGCAGGTCGGCAACGACAGCCCGTTTGCGCCCGCGTTTCCGTCTTCGGATGCGGGCGTGCCGCAGCGCAAGATCGACGTCGCGAAGGCGAAGCAGTTGCTTGCGGCGGCGGGCATGCCGAACGGCTTCGACGTGACGCTGACGACCGAAAAGTACATGGAGATTCCCGACCTTGCCGTGGTCGTGCAAAACTACGCGAAGGCCGTCGGCATCCGCATCAATCTGAAAGTGGAGAGCCAGTCGCAGTACTACGGTTCGGGCACGCCGGGCAAGTCGGACTGGCTCGATTCCCCCCTCGGCATCACCGACTACGGCAGCCGCGGCGTGCCGAACGTGTTCCTGAGCGCGCCGTTGACGAGCGGCGGCACGTGGAACGCCGCGCACTTCAAGAACCCGCAGTACGACAAGCTGGTCGCCGACTACGTCGCAGCCCTCGACATCGCCGCGCAGAAGAAAGTGTCCGCGCAGATCCAGACGCTCTTGCTCGACGAAACGCCCGTGATCTTTCCGTTCTTCTACGATCAGCTGATCGCCGCGCGCAAGCAGCTGAACGGCGTACGCTTCACCGCAATCGCGCAGCTGTATTTCGATCGCGCGACGCTCGCGGGCTGATCGCGCGCGTCGCGGCGAGCAAGGGATAGCCAGGGGATAACGATGGCGACGACGGTTTCCTCATCATCCGTGGCTCGCGGCACAGGCGGCGCGGCGCGTGTCGCGCGCTTCGTGGCGACGCGCGTCGGGCTGTCGCTGATCACGCTGTGGCTGCTGTCGGTGATCGTGTTCGCGGGCGGCCAGCTGCTGCCGGGCGATATCGGCCGCGCGATTCTCGGCCCGCTCGCCGATGCGCGCGCCGTCGCCGCGCTCAATCATCAGCTGGGCGCGGACCGGCCGCTTCTCACGCAGTACACGCAATGGATCACCCATTTCGTGCGAGGCGACATGGGCGTGTCCTATATCTTCCGCGAACCCGTCGCGCAGTTCATCGGCAGCGCGCTGGCGAATTCGGCGAAGCTCGGCCTGCTCGCGTTCGTCGTGGTCGTGCCGCTCGGCATCGCGGGCGGCGTGTGGGCCGCGATGCACGCGGGACGCTGGCTCGACGGCACGATCAGCATCGCGGGCTTGTCGGCGACCGTCGTGCCGGAGTTCGTGTCGTCGATCGTGCTGATTCTGATCTTCGGCGTGTGGCTGCAATGGCTGCCCATCGACGCGACGTACCCGCCCGACGCGGGCATCTTCACGCAACTGAAGCATCTGATGCTGCCCGTGCTGCCGCTCGTGTTCGTGTTCTTCGGCTACATCGCGAGGATGGCGCGCGCGGGCACTGTCGAAGCGCTCGATGCCGACTACACGCGCACCGCGATCCTCAAGGGACTGCCGCCGCATATCGTGATCTTCCGGCACGTGCTGCGCAACGCGTTGCTGCCGACCATCACCGTCGCCGCGACGCAGCTCGGCTACATGATCGGCGGACTCGTCGTCGTGGAGACGCTATTCCACTATCAGGGCATCGGCTCGCTGATCTACAACGCCGCGAAGGCA
It encodes the following:
- a CDS encoding ABC transporter permease translates to MATTVSSSSVARGTGGAARVARFVATRVGLSLITLWLLSVIVFAGGQLLPGDIGRAILGPLADARAVAALNHQLGADRPLLTQYTQWITHFVRGDMGVSYIFREPVAQFIGSALANSAKLGLLAFVVVVPLGIAGGVWAAMHAGRWLDGTISIAGLSATVVPEFVSSIVLILIFGVWLQWLPIDATYPPDAGIFTQLKHLMLPVLPLVFVFFGYIARMARAGTVEALDADYTRTAILKGLPPHIVIFRHVLRNALLPTITVAATQLGYMIGGLVVVETLFHYQGIGSLIYNAAKAKDFPMLEAGVLTVGVVYTVANLVADGLYVLLNPRLRVRSAE
- a CDS encoding ABC transporter substrate-binding protein codes for the protein MKNSADPRFAPRLAESADLDATRLSANAHGNHAIDEFLAGRLTRRELLRYASVMGMSLAGGSLLAPRSARAQGAAGANATIRVAHLTPAGAVDPMTVTDAASLCLLNQTGEFLIDDDGEKQTLKPALALSWKPNDKGDVWTFKLRENVKFHDGQSFTAKDVAATFDRLADPAAGSAALSTLKGVLSKGNTKVVDEHTVAFHLDAPNGNFPYYVSSDNYNAVILPANYAGNYEKTFIGTGPFKLEKYQAKVGASFVRNPDYWGDKALPQRVQFTFYADQQAQILALQGHQADVMGTFTVQGGQGLINNPEFKVIGVKSSAHRQIHMRVDSPQFKDKRVRQALALSLDRDVIVKGLFKGRAQVGNDSPFAPAFPSSDAGVPQRKIDVAKAKQLLAAAGMPNGFDVTLTTEKYMEIPDLAVVVQNYAKAVGIRINLKVESQSQYYGSGTPGKSDWLDSPLGITDYGSRGVPNVFLSAPLTSGGTWNAAHFKNPQYDKLVADYVAALDIAAQKKVSAQIQTLLLDETPVIFPFFYDQLIAARKQLNGVRFTAIAQLYFDRATLAG